From one Mya arenaria isolate MELC-2E11 chromosome 4, ASM2691426v1 genomic stretch:
- the LOC128229942 gene encoding secretion-regulating guanine nucleotide exchange factor-like produces MTAWSWGANSYGQLAEGHKDDQLTPQPLSDFPSKVFCMACGGGHTLLVTDEGNAFACGSNSKGQLGAGDLEDRVTLTQISALKVKVTAVAGGWDFSLGVGDSGELYSWGSNAFGQLGDPSLPSKSTVPSCVALPERLVQVAAGLRHSVALAESGNVFCWGHAKRGQCGQQGHGQLKYTSPVKAHFCISVTLPDGVGRVVQIVAGSYHTAALTDKGVVLFWGCNKHGQAAEDTTQVHKVDSPIVLDQSMFKDEKVKTISSGWTHFLAQTENGSVYSWGRGDYGQLGRARPPENQGHSHIPGKVELPETVVRFQCGSENALFVTESGQVFSVGWNEHGLCGTGDEVNVERPTPIHYLPQDADMYIACGGGHCFAVSRKTDKG; encoded by the exons ATGACCGCGTGGTCTTGG GGTGCCAACTCCTATGGTCAGCTGGCAGAGGGCCACAAAGATGACCAGCTGACACCTCAGCCTCTGTCTGACTTTCCCAGCAAGGTCTTCTGTATGGCATGTGGGGGTGGGCACACACTGCTGGTCACAG atGAAGGAAATGCATTTGCATGTGGTTCAAACAGCAAAGGTCAACTAGGTGCAGGTGACCTTGAGGAcagggtgaccttgacccagaTATCAGCcctgaaggtcaaggtcactgcagtAGCAGGAGGATGGGACTTCAGTCTAGGTGTTGGCG aCTCTGGTGAATTATACAGCTGGGGTTCCAACGCCTTTGGACAACTTGGCGATCCCAGCCTCCCTTCAAAGTCCACTGTGCCA AGTTGTGTGGCCCTACCAGAGAGGCTGGTACAAGTGGCTGCTGGATTAAGGCATTCTGTTGCCCTTGCTG AATCTGGCAATGTGTTCTGCTGGGGTCATGCCAAGAGGGGCCAGTGTGGTCAACAAGGACATGGCCAGCTGAAATACACATCACCTGTGAAAG cCCATTTCTGTATTTCAGTGACCTTACCAGATGGTGTGGGAAGAGTTGTCCAGATTGTAGCTGGCTCATACCATACTGCAGCGCTTACTG ACAAAGGTGTGGTGCTGTTCTGGGGTTGTAATAAGCATGGCCAGGCTGCTGAAGACACTACACAAGTGCACAAAGTTGACTCCCCAATTGTTCTGGACCAGTCCATGTTTAAGGATGAGAAGGTCAAGACCATTAGTTCTGGATGGACCCATTTCCTAGCTCAGACAG AGAACGGCTCAGTTTACAGTTGGGGAAGGGGCGACTATGGTCAGCTTGGAAGGGCAAGGCCTCCTGAAAATCAAGGTCACAGCCACATTCCCGGCAAGGTCGAACTACCAGAAACAGTCGTAAGGTTTCAGTGTGGTTCAGAGAATGCACTCTTTGTTACAG AGTCGGGCCAGGTGTTCTCCGTGGGTTGGAACGAGCATGGACTTTGTGGGACAGGGGATGAAGTGAACGTGGAGAGGCCAACACCCATCCACTACCTTCCCCAGGACGCAGACATGTACATTGCCTGTGGGGGTGGACACTGCTTTGCTGTGAGCAGGAAAACAGACAAAggatga